Proteins from a genomic interval of Ndongobacter massiliensis:
- the uvrC gene encoding excinuclease ABC subunit UvrC, whose protein sequence is MAKDFTEALKALPDSPGVYLMYNAEGEIIYVGKAISLKNRVRSYFQTGTSGKSAKVLAMVEHVDHFEYIRVENEVEALVLESNFIKEHAPKYNILLRDDKQYPYIRITKEPFPRIQKVRRVESDGARYYGPFPNAYAVNDTIELLQRVYKIRNCNLDFARGQRLQRPCLRYFIGQCPAPCAGKAEEAAYLASVEEAEQLLKGRDKPLRERLEKAMREASDALRYERAARLRDEIAHLQALQERQQVSFAGGSDADIIALARGVDAVTIQVFFLRGGKVVDREHFAIRASYDEEEAEILSSFLKQFYIDATYVPGEILLETAPVDETAIHSFLEQKRGRTVRLRVPQRGKKSRLLETVRMNAEEHLVKLEARRNRRERVADQGIRELEQLLQQEGLDRIEAYDISNISGVQNVGSMVVYRRAQKQLKEYRKFKIRGVEGMDEYASQREMLTRRFTRGVRERDEAKARGEVPTTGFGVLPNLILMDGGIGQVHVCEAVLRELQLAIPVAGMVKDDKHTTRALFFREREYSLEVRSALYKYLYAIQEEVHRFAINYHHQLRNRAMTHSELDDIKGIGAVRRTALLRELGSVEAVRAAGVDELAGVAGMNRRAAEAVYRYFHDTEEAAPSETTAEARNTNRRSRACKDQTRKDEGEIDGKTGKDV, encoded by the coding sequence ATGGCAAAAGATTTTACGGAGGCGCTCAAGGCACTGCCGGACAGTCCCGGGGTGTACCTGATGTACAACGCGGAGGGGGAGATTATCTACGTCGGCAAGGCGATTTCGCTGAAGAATCGGGTGCGCTCATATTTCCAGACCGGCACGAGTGGAAAGAGCGCAAAAGTGTTGGCGATGGTTGAACATGTCGATCACTTTGAATACATTCGCGTCGAAAACGAGGTCGAGGCGCTGGTTCTGGAATCAAACTTCATCAAAGAGCACGCGCCGAAATACAATATTTTACTGCGCGATGACAAGCAATATCCGTACATCCGCATCACAAAAGAGCCCTTCCCGCGCATACAAAAAGTGCGGCGCGTGGAATCCGACGGGGCGCGATACTACGGTCCCTTTCCGAATGCCTACGCGGTGAACGACACGATTGAATTGCTGCAGCGCGTCTACAAAATTCGCAATTGCAATTTGGACTTTGCGCGCGGGCAGCGTCTGCAGCGCCCCTGTCTGCGCTACTTTATCGGGCAGTGTCCCGCCCCCTGCGCGGGGAAGGCGGAGGAAGCGGCGTATCTGGCATCGGTGGAGGAAGCGGAGCAGCTTCTCAAAGGCCGCGACAAACCGCTGCGGGAGCGGTTGGAAAAGGCGATGCGCGAGGCCTCGGATGCACTGCGCTACGAGCGCGCCGCACGGCTGCGCGACGAGATTGCGCATTTACAGGCACTGCAGGAGCGCCAGCAAGTGAGTTTTGCAGGCGGGAGCGATGCGGACATTATCGCGCTGGCGCGCGGGGTGGATGCCGTAACGATTCAGGTTTTCTTTTTGCGCGGGGGGAAGGTCGTCGATCGGGAACATTTCGCCATCCGCGCCTCCTATGATGAAGAAGAGGCGGAAATTCTCAGCTCGTTTTTGAAACAGTTTTATATCGACGCCACCTATGTGCCCGGCGAGATTCTACTGGAAACCGCACCGGTCGATGAAACCGCGATTCATTCGTTTCTGGAGCAGAAGCGCGGACGTACCGTGCGCCTGCGCGTACCGCAGCGCGGGAAGAAGAGCCGTCTGTTGGAGACGGTGCGCATGAATGCGGAAGAGCACCTGGTCAAATTGGAAGCGCGCCGCAATCGCCGCGAACGCGTTGCGGATCAGGGGATACGCGAGTTGGAACAGCTCTTGCAGCAGGAGGGGCTTGATCGCATTGAAGCGTACGATATTTCCAATATTTCCGGTGTACAGAATGTCGGCTCGATGGTGGTGTATCGGCGCGCGCAAAAGCAGCTGAAAGAGTATCGAAAGTTTAAGATTCGCGGTGTGGAAGGAATGGACGAATACGCGTCGCAGCGCGAAATGCTCACCCGTCGTTTTACCAGAGGGGTGCGGGAACGTGACGAAGCCAAAGCGCGCGGCGAGGTGCCGACCACGGGATTCGGGGTTCTTCCGAATCTCATATTGATGGACGGCGGTATCGGGCAGGTTCATGTATGCGAGGCGGTGCTGCGTGAATTGCAGTTGGCAATTCCCGTTGCCGGCATGGTCAAGGATGACAAGCATACGACGCGCGCGCTGTTTTTCCGCGAACGCGAGTATTCGCTCGAGGTGCGTTCGGCACTGTACAAATACCTCTATGCCATCCAGGAGGAAGTGCACCGCTTCGCAATCAACTACCACCACCAGTTGCGCAACCGGGCCATGACCCACTCCGAACTGGATGACATCAAAGGGATCGGCGCGGTGCGGCGCACAGCTCTGTTGCGGGAATTGGGGTCGGTGGAAGCCGTACGTGCCGCCGGCGTAGACGAATTGGCGGGAGTGGCGGGCATGAACCGGCGCGCCGCCGAGGCGGTGTATCGCTATTTTCATGATACGGAAGAAGCCGCGCCAAGCGAAACGACGGCAGAAGCGCGCAACACAAACCGCCGTTCGCGGGCATGCAAAGATCAGACACGGAAGGATGAAGGAGAAATCGATGGAAAAACCGGAAAAGACGTGTAA
- a CDS encoding aminopeptidase P family protein: MTITQRVAALRQKMAKRNLEAYIVPTSDPHQSEYVAEYYKTREYISGFTGSAGTAVITPNACGLWTDGRYFLQAEEELKDTPFRLYRMGTEDPSVEEFLRENVTPFGRIGFDGKCMALETYRKMGRDLGRRMLITDVDFISEIWADRPALPGKPAFCYSAEYAGQTVEEKLEVLRYMLRDREVDCTFIGAPEDVCYLYNIRGWDVECTPVFLSYALVSAEQAVLFGDLARLPEEVCTSLAQAGVEVRAYEEAGEALAAIEGQKIVYLDPSRTNVSLFQKLATNVKVQQGVNLTTLMKAIKNDCEIENSKEAYIKDGVALVKFFNWVETGVSTGSITERNACEKLHALRQEQEDFLEDSFSAIIGYASNAAIVHYNPMHQAKSTRIDAKHMLLVDSGGHYLQGTTDITRTVAMGKMNEAEMRDYTLVLKAHIAGMTAKFPKGTKGAVIDAITRAPLRRECCDYNHGTGHGVGHVLSVHEGPQRFSAADNGVEIVPGMVTSMEPGLYVAGRHGIRIESITVCIAVEENQFGTFYALEPLTWVPIDTRPVMRDLLDAWEIDWLNSYNHTCYEKLSPHLEGEELDYLTERCKPLA; encoded by the coding sequence ATGACAATTACACAACGCGTAGCGGCTCTGCGCCAAAAGATGGCGAAGCGAAATTTGGAGGCGTATATTGTTCCAACGTCGGATCCGCATCAATCCGAGTATGTGGCGGAATACTATAAGACGCGCGAATACATTTCCGGATTCACCGGTTCGGCGGGAACGGCGGTGATTACGCCGAATGCGTGCGGTTTGTGGACGGATGGACGTTATTTTTTGCAGGCGGAAGAGGAATTGAAAGATACGCCTTTCCGCTTATATCGCATGGGGACGGAAGATCCGAGCGTCGAGGAATTTTTACGGGAGAACGTCACCCCCTTCGGGCGCATCGGCTTTGACGGCAAGTGCATGGCATTGGAAACGTATCGGAAGATGGGACGCGATCTGGGTCGGCGTATGCTGATTACCGATGTGGATTTTATCTCAGAAATCTGGGCCGATCGACCGGCGCTGCCGGGAAAACCCGCCTTTTGTTATAGCGCGGAATACGCCGGGCAGACCGTGGAAGAAAAACTGGAAGTGTTGCGCTATATGCTGCGTGACCGCGAGGTCGACTGCACATTTATCGGCGCACCGGAGGACGTGTGCTATCTGTACAACATCCGCGGATGGGATGTGGAATGCACGCCGGTGTTTTTGAGTTATGCGCTCGTATCGGCGGAGCAGGCTGTTTTGTTCGGAGATTTGGCGCGCTTGCCCGAGGAGGTGTGTACGTCATTGGCACAGGCGGGCGTTGAAGTTCGCGCCTACGAAGAAGCGGGCGAAGCGTTGGCGGCGATTGAGGGACAAAAGATCGTCTATCTGGATCCGTCGCGCACCAATGTGAGCCTGTTCCAGAAGCTTGCCACCAATGTCAAAGTGCAGCAGGGTGTGAATTTGACGACCCTGATGAAGGCGATTAAGAACGACTGCGAAATAGAAAATTCAAAAGAGGCCTATATTAAAGACGGCGTTGCCTTGGTGAAGTTTTTCAATTGGGTGGAAACGGGCGTTTCCACCGGCAGTATTACCGAGCGCAATGCCTGCGAGAAGTTGCATGCGCTGCGACAGGAGCAGGAAGATTTTTTAGAGGACAGCTTTTCCGCCATCATCGGGTATGCCTCGAATGCGGCAATTGTGCACTATAACCCGATGCATCAGGCAAAATCGACGCGCATTGATGCGAAACACATGCTTTTGGTGGACAGCGGCGGGCACTATTTGCAGGGCACGACGGACATCACGCGAACGGTTGCCATGGGAAAGATGAACGAAGCGGAAATGCGGGATTATACCCTGGTGCTCAAGGCACATATCGCGGGGATGACGGCAAAATTCCCGAAAGGCACGAAAGGCGCTGTCATCGATGCCATCACGCGTGCGCCGCTGCGTCGGGAGTGCTGTGATTACAATCACGGCACGGGCCATGGCGTGGGGCATGTGCTTTCCGTGCACGAGGGACCGCAGCGCTTCAGTGCGGCGGATAACGGCGTGGAAATTGTGCCAGGCATGGTCACGAGTATGGAGCCGGGGCTTTACGTCGCCGGGCGGCACGGTATTCGCATTGAGTCCATCACCGTTTGTATTGCCGTGGAGGAAAATCAGTTCGGGACTTTCTACGCCTTGGAGCCGCTGACCTGGGTGCCGATCGACACGCGCCCTGTGATGCGCGACCTGCTGGATGCTTGGGAAATCGACTGGCTGAACAGTTACAATCACACCTGCTATGAGAAACTGTCGCCCCATCTGGAAGGGGAAGAGCTGGATTATCTCACGGAACGCTGCAAACCCTTGGCGTAA
- a CDS encoding methylated-DNA--[protein]-cysteine S-methyltransferase — protein sequence MIYTNAYESPMGTITFACSEQALVGLWFNGQKYFGQTLPKDTETKEDALTCEVQHWLDVYFSGREPDFMPPMHYEATPFRQLVWEILRTIPYGHTITYGEIAAQVAEKRGWARMSAQAVGGAVGHNPISLVIPCHRVVGANGNLTGYGGGIQRKIQLLELEGVDMHVFFVPKKGTAL from the coding sequence ATGATCTATACGAACGCATACGAATCCCCTATGGGCACGATCACCTTTGCCTGCTCGGAGCAAGCATTGGTCGGATTGTGGTTTAACGGACAAAAATATTTCGGACAGACTTTGCCGAAAGATACGGAAACGAAAGAAGATGCATTAACTTGTGAAGTCCAGCACTGGTTGGATGTTTACTTTTCAGGGAGAGAACCGGATTTTATGCCGCCGATGCACTATGAGGCGACGCCGTTCCGCCAACTTGTCTGGGAGATTTTGCGAACGATTCCGTACGGGCATACGATCACCTATGGAGAAATCGCAGCACAAGTGGCAGAAAAACGCGGGTGGGCAAGAATGTCGGCGCAGGCAGTGGGCGGCGCCGTGGGTCATAATCCGATTTCTCTTGTGATTCCCTGCCATCGCGTCGTCGGCGCGAACGGCAATCTAACCGGGTACGGCGGCGGCATACAACGCAAGATTCAATTATTGGAACTCGAAGGCGTCGACATGCATGTCTTTTTTGTTCCAAAAAAGGGAACCGCACTGTAG
- the ychF gene encoding redox-regulated ATPase YchF: protein MKLGIVGLPNVGKSTLFNAITQAGVLAANYPFATIEPNIGMVEVPDPRLAVLSELSHSKRIVPAVVEFYDIAGLVRGASQGEGLGNKFLADIRQCEAIVQVLRCFEDPNVSHVDGSIDPLRDIETINLELILSDMELVEKILAKTEKIAKSDKAARPEAALLHRILDVLNEGKSARVLDLNEEEAKLLRSYQLLSTKPILYIANVSDAEVAGTDVGTGTNPWVPKIRAFADTENARVVALCAQAEAEIAELDATDKEEFLQLLGLSSSGVDRLIRASYDLLGQISFLTTGEMETRAWTIQRDTPAVEAAGKIHTDIQRGFIRAEIVSYEDLVVCGSMNVAREKGLVRLEGKDYPMQDGDVVYFRFNV from the coding sequence ATGAAATTAGGTATCGTTGGGCTGCCCAATGTGGGAAAGTCCACGCTTTTTAATGCAATTACACAGGCCGGCGTGCTGGCGGCGAATTATCCATTTGCCACAATCGAGCCCAATATCGGCATGGTCGAGGTGCCGGACCCGCGGCTGGCAGTTTTAAGTGAACTAAGCCACTCCAAGCGGATTGTCCCGGCGGTGGTCGAGTTTTACGATATTGCAGGGCTGGTTCGCGGCGCCAGTCAGGGCGAGGGGCTTGGCAACAAATTTCTCGCGGATATTCGCCAGTGCGAAGCCATCGTCCAGGTGCTGCGCTGTTTTGAGGATCCCAATGTGAGCCACGTCGACGGCTCAATTGATCCCCTGCGCGATATTGAAACGATCAATCTGGAACTCATTCTTTCCGATATGGAGTTGGTGGAAAAGATTCTGGCAAAAACCGAGAAAATTGCAAAATCGGATAAAGCCGCGCGCCCGGAAGCCGCATTGCTGCACCGCATTCTCGACGTGCTGAATGAAGGCAAATCGGCGCGCGTACTGGATCTCAATGAAGAGGAAGCAAAATTGCTGCGCTCCTATCAGCTGCTGTCCACCAAGCCCATTCTTTATATCGCCAATGTTTCGGATGCGGAGGTTGCCGGCACAGATGTTGGAACGGGCACTAACCCCTGGGTACCGAAAATCCGCGCTTTCGCCGATACGGAAAATGCGCGCGTCGTGGCACTCTGTGCACAGGCGGAGGCGGAAATCGCGGAACTCGACGCAACGGATAAAGAGGAATTTCTGCAACTTTTAGGGCTGTCCTCTTCCGGCGTTGATCGCCTGATTCGCGCATCCTACGACTTACTCGGTCAAATCTCCTTCCTCACAACGGGAGAAATGGAAACCCGCGCCTGGACCATTCAAAGAGATACCCCGGCGGTCGAGGCGGCAGGCAAAATTCACACCGATATTCAACGCGGTTTTATTCGCGCAGAGATCGTCTCATATGAGGATCTCGTTGTCTGTGGTTCTATGAACGTGGCCCGTGAAAAGGGATTGGTACGTCTGGAGGGGAAAGACTACCCCATGCAGGACGGTGATGTCGTCTATTTCCGGTTTAATGTCTAA
- a CDS encoding type II toxin-antitoxin system RelE/ParE family toxin, whose translation MKKYEIELTERFKKDFRKLDRYTQKIIRAWMNKNLVACENPRQHGKGLTANRSGQWRYRIGSYRLIATIDDNKLIILALSVGHRREIY comes from the coding sequence ATGAAGAAGTATGAAATTGAATTGACAGAACGATTCAAAAAAGACTTCAGAAAGCTCGACCGATATACGCAGAAAATCATCCGAGCCTGGATGAACAAAAATCTTGTTGCATGTGAAAATCCTCGTCAACACGGGAAAGGACTCACCGCGAACAGAAGTGGACAATGGCGCTATCGGATAGGAAGTTATCGTCTTATTGCCACAATTGACGACAATAAGCTTATCATTTTAGCTCTTTCCGTCGGACATCGCAGGGAAATATATTAA
- the relB gene encoding type II toxin-antitoxin system RelB family antitoxin, whose protein sequence is MAFSIRLTEEERKLATAYARLHGVSVGEAFKQALFERIEDEYDLAVAEEAYREYLESGCQSTPIEEFWRELDEEV, encoded by the coding sequence ATGGCATTTTCCATCCGTTTAACCGAAGAAGAGCGCAAACTCGCTACCGCCTATGCGCGTTTACACGGGGTATCGGTGGGCGAGGCGTTCAAGCAGGCGCTGTTTGAACGTATCGAAGATGAGTACGACCTCGCTGTAGCGGAAGAAGCATATCGTGAGTACTTAGAAAGCGGGTGTCAATCCACTCCCATTGAAGAGTTTTGGAGGGAATTGGATGAAGAAGTATGA
- a CDS encoding DUF6382 domain-containing protein, with protein sequence MGEEKHNQFCQKNYGSKTYLIYEEVDIGLLDEISRQMLCNNTIPGFLPLSEERSDGRVRLRYDITGLESLRVRMEQPFTKKESTSLLQALLSCIFRAEEMMLDPAQLMWEEAFIYIDTEEEIVQMLCLPLKNVQERTSVFDFLRRFIMRATYDPTEDRSYVADLLGVLNRPDCSVRSFYNRLQELRQMEQEPCMPSSALQNLWDEEIPAGPTHSRVREKIRIRAQTEVSVGTHSRVREKIVTPPMSTLRTAGTKQIAVPQDASMQQATADIAKAGTSESQNGEKKVARLSFPASERIRLLIHLFTHFSRENWVRYRNGTYARKNAPEGATREESLPSDSEDRRPQSARTPKSAFTSSISAGTTLLQSPDKVAHGAYLVRQKTGERIAIAQDLFRIGTQAAYADYVVHGNTAVSRNHATIQRDGALYFLIDNHATNHSYVDEVLLSPGEPTVLYHGATIRLADEVFLFFNEETGD encoded by the coding sequence GTGGGAGAAGAGAAACACAATCAATTTTGTCAAAAAAATTACGGATCAAAGACCTATCTCATCTATGAAGAAGTGGACATCGGCCTTTTGGACGAAATTTCCCGTCAAATGCTATGCAATAACACAATCCCCGGTTTTCTTCCTCTATCAGAAGAACGCAGTGATGGGCGTGTCCGCCTTCGGTATGACATTACGGGACTCGAGTCGTTACGCGTGCGTATGGAACAACCATTTACCAAAAAAGAAAGCACGTCGCTTCTGCAGGCATTGCTTTCCTGCATTTTTCGTGCAGAAGAAATGATGTTGGATCCGGCGCAGTTGATGTGGGAGGAAGCGTTCATTTACATCGATACGGAGGAAGAGATTGTACAAATGCTCTGTCTGCCGCTCAAAAATGTACAGGAAAGGACGTCCGTTTTTGATTTTTTGCGACGTTTTATCATGAGAGCGACGTATGACCCAACGGAGGATCGATCGTATGTTGCGGATTTATTGGGGGTTCTCAATCGTCCCGATTGTTCGGTGCGTTCTTTTTACAACCGATTACAGGAATTACGGCAGATGGAACAAGAACCGTGTATGCCATCGTCGGCATTGCAGAATCTATGGGACGAGGAAATACCGGCGGGACCAACGCATTCGCGCGTGCGGGAAAAGATTCGAATCCGCGCGCAGACCGAGGTTTCTGTGGGAACGCATTCACGCGTGCGGGAAAAGATAGTAACGCCACCAATGTCGACGTTGCGAACGGCGGGAACCAAACAGATTGCGGTGCCACAGGATGCATCGATGCAGCAAGCAACCGCGGACATTGCAAAAGCGGGAACCTCAGAATCGCAAAATGGGGAAAAAAAAGTGGCGCGATTGTCTTTTCCTGCATCCGAACGCATACGCCTGCTGATTCATCTATTCACGCATTTCAGTCGGGAAAACTGGGTGCGCTATCGAAACGGTACCTACGCAAGAAAAAATGCGCCGGAGGGGGCGACGCGGGAAGAATCTCTGCCATCGGACTCGGAAGATCGGCGCCCGCAGTCGGCGCGCACGCCAAAGTCCGCCTTTACCTCCTCAATTTCTGCGGGGACGACGTTATTACAATCCCCCGACAAGGTGGCGCACGGCGCCTATCTCGTGCGACAAAAAACGGGCGAACGCATTGCTATTGCGCAGGATCTGTTTCGCATCGGCACGCAGGCCGCGTATGCGGATTATGTAGTGCACGGGAACACCGCGGTCAGCCGCAACCACGCGACCATTCAACGCGACGGCGCCTTGTATTTTTTAATTGATAATCACGCAACCAATCACAGTTATGTGGATGAGGTGCTGCTTTCACCGGGCGAACCAACCGTCTTGTACCACGGCGCCACCATCCGCCTGGCGGATGAGGTATTTTTGTTTTTTAACGAAGAAACGGGAGATTAA
- a CDS encoding prepilin peptidase, producing MNEFTLARADFYARQNFVALRLLRYGKQLAMLLLFVPFFFVLLEKRAYAPFQAVQIVCYLDFLLYIACYDARRHRIPNRCSAALAAAGLAHVLLFFSPAAAWRRLLFAGALGTTVLLFACVFSGFGMGDAKLLIGMALVEGIHLFESLLIGFLFCFFSALFTWVKTRNRAQTLPFAPYLFFGAYVSIAMGG from the coding sequence ATGAATGAATTTACTTTGGCAAGGGCGGACTTCTACGCTCGGCAGAACTTTGTGGCTTTGAGACTTTTGAGGTACGGAAAACAGTTGGCGATGCTTTTACTCTTTGTGCCCTTCTTTTTTGTACTTCTGGAGAAGCGTGCCTATGCGCCATTTCAGGCGGTACAAATCGTATGCTATCTAGATTTTTTGCTGTACATCGCCTGTTATGATGCGCGTCGACACCGCATTCCAAACCGTTGCTCCGCCGCCTTGGCTGCTGCCGGGTTGGCACATGTGCTGCTGTTTTTTTCGCCGGCGGCGGCTTGGCGGCGCCTTCTCTTTGCAGGCGCACTCGGAACGACAGTCCTGCTTTTTGCCTGCGTATTTTCAGGATTCGGTATGGGGGATGCGAAATTGCTGATCGGCATGGCTTTGGTGGAAGGCATCCATCTTTTTGAGAGTTTGCTCATCGGGTTTTTGTTCTGCTTTTTTTCAGCACTGTTCACATGGGTAAAAACGCGCAATCGAGCGCAGACATTGCCCTTTGCACCGTATTTATTTTTCGGCGCATATGTGTCCATTGCAATGGGAGGATAA
- a CDS encoding CpaF family protein — MAVRAVNAGLSETKRAEEEILQQIREEVANFPGDVQTDRKLLETRTEALIDRHFAGQYLSLTRRAELVRRIQSALYGFGFLDELLSDDTVSEVMINGPDEVFLERAGCLERYAQPQWGERSLEDLIQRIVSMAGREVNESRPIVDTRLPDGSRVNVVLPPVALDGAKVTIRKFPKEGMTMARLIALGSLPPETAAQLHRWVRAKYNIFISGGTGSGKTSFLNALSDFIPKEERIITIEDSAELQIRGIQNLVRMETRNANAAGEGHISIRELIRTSLRMRPERIIVGEVRGPEALDMLQAMNTGHDGSLSTGHANSPQDMLLRLETMVLQGSARIPLIAIRQQIASAIDLIIHLARLRDKTRRTVEIAEVCGVEDGEIRLCPLYRFVEDDQSTLRSVSGALQSTGETLHNRRKLRLAGLEDGPADSVEMAE; from the coding sequence ATGGCTGTGCGAGCGGTGAATGCAGGGCTTTCCGAGACAAAGCGAGCGGAAGAGGAAATTTTACAGCAGATTCGTGAAGAAGTGGCAAATTTTCCAGGCGATGTGCAAACGGATCGCAAGCTTTTGGAAACGCGAACCGAGGCGCTGATCGATCGACACTTTGCAGGGCAGTATCTTTCGTTGACGCGTCGGGCGGAACTGGTTCGTCGCATTCAAAGTGCGCTGTATGGATTCGGTTTTTTGGATGAGCTTCTTTCGGACGATACGGTGAGCGAGGTCATGATTAACGGTCCGGACGAGGTGTTCTTGGAACGGGCGGGATGTTTGGAACGTTATGCGCAGCCGCAGTGGGGCGAGCGTTCCTTGGAAGATCTCATTCAGCGCATTGTTTCCATGGCGGGACGGGAGGTCAACGAATCCCGACCCATTGTCGACACGCGCCTGCCCGATGGTTCGCGCGTCAATGTCGTTTTGCCGCCGGTGGCGTTGGATGGTGCGAAGGTGACCATACGAAAATTTCCAAAAGAGGGCATGACCATGGCCCGGCTGATTGCGCTGGGCTCGTTGCCACCGGAGACGGCGGCGCAATTGCACCGATGGGTGCGCGCAAAATACAATATTTTCATCAGCGGGGGAACGGGGTCCGGGAAGACGAGTTTTCTCAATGCCCTGTCAGATTTTATCCCGAAAGAAGAACGCATCATCACAATCGAAGACTCGGCGGAATTGCAAATTCGGGGCATTCAAAATCTCGTGCGCATGGAGACGCGCAATGCCAATGCAGCGGGCGAGGGCCACATTTCGATTCGCGAACTCATCCGCACCTCGCTGCGAATGCGCCCGGAACGTATCATCGTCGGGGAGGTGCGCGGGCCGGAAGCTTTGGATATGTTACAGGCGATGAATACGGGCCATGATGGCTCGCTTTCAACGGGACACGCGAATTCTCCGCAGGATATGCTCCTGCGTTTGGAAACGATGGTGTTGCAGGGCTCGGCACGGATTCCCCTGATCGCCATTCGCCAACAGATTGCATCGGCCATTGATTTGATTATTCACTTGGCGCGACTGCGTGATAAAACGCGGCGCACGGTGGAGATTGCCGAAGTGTGTGGCGTGGAGGATGGGGAAATTCGGTTGTGCCCATTGTACCGTTTTGTGGAGGACGATCAATCCACATTGCGATCGGTTTCGGGCGCGCTGCAGTCGACCGGGGAAACTTTGCACAATCGGCGCAAGCTTCGATTGGCAGGTCTGGAGGACGGGCCGGCAGATTCGGTGGAGATGGCGGAGTGA